From Malus sylvestris chromosome 1, drMalSylv7.2, whole genome shotgun sequence:
AGGTAGATGATTGATGTCAAAGTTTTGTACGTAGATAGTATTAAGATGAATTTACCCTTTAAAAAGTGAATACGTGATCAATTCTAACAAAATTAACATCACATATGATATTTGATCCAAACAAAACTAATAGgagaaatacatgaaaaaaattgaaagtacGAAAAATCACCACCTTAAAACAACACATAGACAAAACAATGAGCTTGGAATAAATATATTtacaatttttcttcaaaagGCCCAAAAAGCCAGTGGTACAAAATACATATGATTATGATTCAATTGAagaaatacaatttttttcaactcgtcaattgaataaataaaaagtcgAAAAACAATGGAAGCAGTACTCTGTCGCAAAGCAGGGTCGTCCGATCCCAACTCCGGCGTTGCAAACTCTCTAAAACTACAATAAAGTTGGATACTTCATAGAGTTTATGTCACTCCGCAAATGCCagttctccttcttcctttttcccAGTTCTGAAATCGCGGTCTCAAGTCCCGCCTTCACAAAGTCGTAAGCTTGGATATCGGTTTCTGGTTCCAATGGAGCTCCCCGTACTTATCAAAACAGACTTTGTTTAGCTGATTGCATTAGACTATGAATTCTACGAAATGGGTTCTCTTAGATATGATCAATAAATGCAGTGGCTTCCGGAGTTTCAAGAAAATCCATGCACAGATTTTAGCTTCTGGGCTAGCTTCCAATGACTTGGTTGCAAGCAGCGTGGTTGGATTTCTCGGAAAATCAGTTACTTCTGTTGATTACGCTTGTGATTTTTTGAAACAAGTTGATTGGCGCGAGAGCTCGTTTCCGTTCAACTTGTTGATCTCCGGCTGTGCGAGCGGAGACGCGCCGCGGGCGGCCTTTTTGGCATTTAGAAGGATAGTGAGAGATGGGTTTTCACCGGATATGTTTACCGTCCCGGCGGTTATGAAATCTTGTGTGAAGTTTTCGGGGAAGGGAGAGGGCAGGCAGGTTCATGGGGTGGTTGTGAAGATGGGTTTTCAATGTGATGTTTATGTGCAGAACTCGCTGGTACATTTCTATAGCGTTTGTGGGGATTGTGGTGGTGCGGTCAAGGTGTTTGATGAGATGCCTGAGAGAGATGTGGTGTCTTGGACTGGCCTGATATCCGGGCATGTGAAGTCGGGATTGTTTGATGAGGCTATGTCTTTGTTTTCGAGGATGGATGTGAAGCCGAATGTGGCAACATTTGTTAGTGTGCTTGTGGCTTGCGGGCGGATGGGGTATTTGAGTGTGGGGAAGGTGATTCATGGATTGATCTTTAAGCGTTCGTTGGGGACAGATTTGGTGGTAGGCAATGCTGTCTTGGATATGTATGTTAAGTGTGAGAGTTTATGCGATGCAAAGAAATTTTTTGATGAGCTTCCTGAAAGGGATATTGTATCTTGGACGAGCATGATAAGTGGATTGGTGCAGTGTAAACGTGCAAGAGAGTCATTAGAGTTGTTCCACGATATGCAAAGTTTAGGCATCGAGCCTGATAAAATTATACTTGCCAGTGTGCTTTCGGCTTGTGCCAGTCTTGGGGCTCTTGATTATGGAAGATGGGTGCATGAGTATATTGATCGTAAGGGTATCCAGTGGGATGTCCATATTGGAACATCTCTGATAGACATGTATGCGAAGTCTGGCTGTATACAGATGGCATTGCAGACTTTCGACGAATTGCATTGTGGGAATGTCTCTACATGGAACGCATTGTTAGGTGGTTTAGCAATGCACGGACATGGGCACGAAGCGCtgaaaaaatttgaagaaatgacTCGGTCTGGACCTAGACCAAATGCAGTGACATTTCTAGCCATTTTGACTGCCTGCTGCCATGCTGGTTTGGTTGATGCAGGCCGTCGCTACTTTTATCAGATGATAAGCCAACCTTACAATCTTTCCCCATTGTTAGAACACTATGGATGCATGGTTGATCTGCTCTGTAGGGCTGGACTCCTGGGTGAAGCTCGGGAGTTGATAAACACAATGCCCATGCAACCCGATGTGCTGATATGGGGAGCTCTCCTGAGTGCTTGCAAGGCCGTAGGTGACGTTGAGCTCTCCCAAGAAATATTAGACGCTCTCCTGAAACTTAAGTCGCAAGATAGCGGGGCTTACGTGCTTCTATCAAACATATATGCAACAAATAGAAGATGGGGGGATGTAATAAGGGTAAGGAAGTTGATGAAGAGGAAAGGAATACAGAAGTCCCCCGGATCGAGTGTTATACAGGTCGATGGTAAGGCTCATGAATTTGTAGTTGGAGGTACCAGCCACCCTCGAAAGGACGATATCCATATACTATTGAATATCCTTGCTAAACAAGTCTATATTGAAGGGTTTTTTCCCATCCATTCCTGATAAGATAGGTATTTACTatcatttttctctttctttatgTTATAAATTCTGATACTTTAGGAAGTGGCCTAGAGCGGGTATTCGATGATATGAAGAATATTCCTgtataaacttgaaattttgcAAGGATTAGATATAGGAAGCAAAATATGAGATTACATAACAAGCCAAGTATGAAAGGTTCTGAAACTCTTTCTGTGAAAGAATGAAGCATGTGTTTTCCCCTGACAGTTAAAATTCCATATGTACAGAATCTTCTCTGCAATGATGTTTAATATCCTACAATTCAGGACCAATTAGAATAAACAAATGTATAGATATAGATACAGATATATATTATACTTAAACTTCAACTGTTTTCTGATTAAGAGCTGTATATCTCCATCTCTCCTTCTCCACAAAGTCTGCATCCAGGAACTGTGCAACAAATGCCCACAGCCTGTATACGTCTTCAAAGTTGGCCAAGAATCCGAGTGCAGCTGTAACCACGGTAATTCCTAGATCAGGTTTCGCCTTGGACTTGTTAGCATCCATTCCCTTCGCTCcgctttctcttttctctagGATTCTCCCTTTCTCTTCAGCATACTTATCCGAGAACCAGATGTGGTGTAAGAATCCATAGCTAAGAGAAATATTGTTCCTGTCGGCAAGTTTCTGTACGAGAACAGGCTCTACCTTCTCTCCATTCCAATCATATACATTGAATGCCAGAGCTGGTCCCCTATCGAATTTGATCTTTGGCCCATAGATTTTTACCAAAGGAATTCCCTTGCTGTTAGGATGATTAAGCTTTCTCAATGAGCTCACCAGCCAATTGATCAGGTACCTTGCCCTGTTAGTGATCACCATTAGCCCCAGTGAATCCACTTGATCCAGTCCCCTGCATACAACCTCTAGGTTCCCATTACCGCTGCTTCTGGAATTCTCGTCCTTCTCTGAAGATATTTCGATTTCTTCCCAGTTTGCAGCTTCTTCAGCTCTCTCAGGCCGTTCTTGCTTCAATCTTCTTGTCGGTGTTGACTGATTGGATATCAGACCGGAGAAAGAACTTGCCGTGCCTAATGCATCTAGCTGCATGCCAAGTCTGGATATCTGCTCAAGCTCTGTGTCGGTACCGGAAGAATCCCCTGCTATTTGAAGCAATTGCTTTGCCGGGACAAGATTTACAATTCCTGTGCTCGTGGAAACTTCTAGGACCGAAACAGCAGATTTCTTGACAAAGAGGCATGCAAAGCCTGAAGGGTTTTCCCCACAAATCTTGTAGAAGGAAGAAATGAGGAAATCGggttgaaagagagagaggccGAAGCTGTCCATATCTTTTGGTCCTAATGCACAAGCATCAACCAAGACGTGCCACCCGTTCTCCTGCGCCATGGTCATCCATATGTAAGGATACCTGGAGCCTGTTATCCTAGAATGTACCGGAAACATGAAAAGcccccttttcttcttcttcttcctcttgcttACGACCATCTTCCTCAACTTGGCCGACTGAATCCTCAGCCGGGGCCACGAAAACTCCGCCGACATGACTTTGGCTCCTCTCTTTTCGGAGCTGTTAATCATCCCTTCCACTGCCTCACTCTCGTAATCATACACCGTCAGCAGCTTCCTACTGGTCTTGAACGGGTAAGATTCCGCCACAAGTTTAAAAGCCGATGTTCTGTTGGCAGTGAAAACCATGCTGTAATCATTTTCCGATATGTTAAGAAAATCCATAATCCTGTTTCTCATTGCAGATTCCAGCTCTGATTCCTGGCCGCCATGAAGCAGCTGCGTCTTCAAACTCCCTGTCTTGTACGACAAACTAAAGAAGGGGAAATCCGACCTCACTTGAGAAGAGGATTCGTGATTGTGCAGCTGAGAAGAGGAGAAGAGGCCGATGCCAATATAATCAAGGCAGGTATGGTTTGACTGTGAGAGATGGTAGTACTCTTTAGCTCGTATCCGATCAACTTCCGCAGTCTCATGGTATTTGGGATAAACGTTGGTGAAGTCAGCGAAGGACTCGTGCAAAGACGGGAGACACTCGTGGTTGGTGAACACGGTGTTTGGGAATATGGATGATGAAGTCGTGGCTGCAAAGTCGCGGCGACAAGCTGCAGAAGTGCTTCCGGAATTGGACATGGTGCGGTGGTGATGCGCTGACAGCTTCTGTAACGGGTTGGGGCAGCAGCCACTGAGGCATACTTCTGTGACCTC
This genomic window contains:
- the LOC126629405 gene encoding pentatricopeptide repeat-containing protein At4g38010, which translates into the protein MNSTKWVLLDMINKCSGFRSFKKIHAQILASGLASNDLVASSVVGFLGKSVTSVDYACDFLKQVDWRESSFPFNLLISGCASGDAPRAAFLAFRRIVRDGFSPDMFTVPAVMKSCVKFSGKGEGRQVHGVVVKMGFQCDVYVQNSLVHFYSVCGDCGGAVKVFDEMPERDVVSWTGLISGHVKSGLFDEAMSLFSRMDVKPNVATFVSVLVACGRMGYLSVGKVIHGLIFKRSLGTDLVVGNAVLDMYVKCESLCDAKKFFDELPERDIVSWTSMISGLVQCKRARESLELFHDMQSLGIEPDKIILASVLSACASLGALDYGRWVHEYIDRKGIQWDVHIGTSLIDMYAKSGCIQMALQTFDELHCGNVSTWNALLGGLAMHGHGHEALKKFEEMTRSGPRPNAVTFLAILTACCHAGLVDAGRRYFYQMISQPYNLSPLLEHYGCMVDLLCRAGLLGEARELINTMPMQPDVLIWGALLSACKAVGDVELSQEILDALLKLKSQDSGAYVLLSNIYATNRRWGDVIRVRKLMKRKGIQKSPGSSVIQVDGKAHEFVVGGTSHPRKDDIHILLNILAKQVYIEGFFPIHS
- the LOC126629395 gene encoding molybdenum cofactor sulfurase, with product MQSPCWKEVTEVCLSGCCPNPLQKLSAHHHRTMSNSGSTSAACRRDFAATTSSSIFPNTVFTNHECLPSLHESFADFTNVYPKYHETAEVDRIRAKEYYHLSQSNHTCLDYIGIGLFSSSQLHNHESSSQVRSDFPFFSLSYKTGSLKTQLLHGGQESELESAMRNRIMDFLNISENDYSMVFTANRTSAFKLVAESYPFKTSRKLLTVYDYESEAVEGMINSSEKRGAKVMSAEFSWPRLRIQSAKLRKMVVSKRKKKKKRGLFMFPVHSRITGSRYPYIWMTMAQENGWHVLVDACALGPKDMDSFGLSLFQPDFLISSFYKICGENPSGFACLFVKKSAVSVLEVSTSTGIVNLVPAKQLLQIAGDSSGTDTELEQISRLGMQLDALGTASSFSGLISNQSTPTRRLKQERPERAEEAANWEEIEISSEKDENSRSSGNGNLEVVCRGLDQVDSLGLMVITNRARYLINWLVSSLRKLNHPNSKGIPLVKIYGPKIKFDRGPALAFNVYDWNGEKVEPVLVQKLADRNNISLSYGFLHHIWFSDKYAEEKGRILEKRESGAKGMDANKSKAKPDLGITVVTAALGFLANFEDVYRLWAFVAQFLDADFVEKERWRYTALNQKTVEV